From the genome of Glycine soja cultivar W05 chromosome 14, ASM419377v2, whole genome shotgun sequence:
AATATTAGtaactatacaatatatataaacatctaGATTCAAGGGTAGTTTggaagaaaactattacaatcaaaGGATAAGTGCTAACAATTTAATCTCAAATTTGGAACTTACCAAGTTAGTCGGACAAAcccttaacaccttccttgcttggttgACGCATCTTATACAACCTTTTTCAGAAAaggtatttcttttttgttgtgcttattattattaaaaaaagatttgttACAAATAAAGCATTGATTGTCATTGACTTATGTTTATTAACTCTATAGGATAAACAAGTACCAAAGGGACCGAAGAAGCTTATTGATAGGCTAGAACTTGATGATGATCCCATAACCATATGACATTGATGAAAAAGTGatggaactcacaaaccaagaagggggtgaattggttttcaaaacaaaacagaCTTTTAAAACAAGAGttaaaaaaacttcttttgCGCGGATCGTATCACAAAACTTTGATAAACCAATACTTAGTCAATCATCCTTTACACAATATCCTTTGTTAaagttctttctttcaaaaatatattttcattaaccTTTAGTAAATTGACTAAGACCAGAATGAGAAGGAAAGATAAGATCAATAGAAGAAGTACCGCAAGTACACCACtttataggattgagtcttagtgtattgGTTGCATAATATTTGTGTAATGATCAATGTGACTTACTATATGATGGTGAgtaatgaattgtgtgagtgtgagatgttgtACTTGAGATTTGTTGTTCTAAACACATGATTAATGTGAATGTGTGTAATgtgattttatgattaaatccttgGGATGAGTGATGTTACGTAATGAGTAGTAAAATGATGTAAATTATGCTAAGTTGAGCTTGCTATACTTaaactatatatgtgtgtgtctttgtTTATCTCTACCcatttagaaatgtgataactcactccccgtgtgttgtttgtttttggaTCTTTtcatgatcttgaaccttgtgttcgtggcaGCAGTTAGCTAGGTGGCTAGCATTAAGAAACCTCGTGCTAGAGGACATcggaacacaatgctctgatcgGATGTGATATTAGGGCATGAGTTTCTGTTTTAATTGTATGGTGTTCCAAACAtgtcattttactttattttattctactgCTTAACttgagtttcttttttaaacttgAACGGTCTTGTTTTGAACCGGAAATGTTTTCATACCCTtaattgataagtttttaatttgatgattaacgtgaatgtgaaccttttacccacgtGAGCTCCTTTaggtttattgaataaaatctttttatgtaattctacattttcatgtattttatcatataaaaatgtATATCGGGGTAAAGGGTGTCACAATGGGTAAGGTGGTGGTGCTATTAATTTGAGAAAGTCCTTTGTTTGAGCTTAAGATCTCCTTCTTCTCTTCAATACCTAACTTAGAGGTTTTTATGGTAAGGGAAGCTTTAATTTGGTTTGAATAATGCTTTGGTTGGGATGAGTGGGTATGCCATTGTTGGCCATGGAACTTATAAGTTCACAACTTCATTTTCGTTTTGACCAACCGGAGTTTTGGTTCGACTGGGCTAGAGAGTGACACTTAGACGAAACATGCAAAAAATCTACAAAGGAAAGTCACTGTTCACACTTgtctattttcaataaaatcacACTTCCTTTGTAGGGTCAGCCCAAGAGACTCTCTGAATGGTCAGAGAGTGTGACTATCTTAGAAGATGAGGCTTATGAGGGACCACTCATATTGTGTTGAAACTCCATGGAGCAAAGTCAGCTTAAAGTTTAAGTTGGCTTAGTTAGTTGTTAGTATATATTAGTTGTAATGACAATTGTGATGATTGAGTATGATGAGAACTTGTGACATTTGATGTCAAATGTGTCTTATGATGTTTATGGCGGTTCGCTGGTTccggcaagtgtaccggatcgcacaagtagtataaaacggtaagaaccgagtattgaacactcggggaacttatgttatttggtaagctatttcagcaaataggtgtttggtgtgtgtaaatgtaagtgtgaatatgaatagGTGTATAAATTATCTGTGCAAAAATGATGCAAtactaccccgcaagggcattggataaaagactccaagtagattgggccagagatacaagagaaggccctagggttctcatgagccttagggtagatttcgggcccataggctaagtatgagcccacttatctttgtacatattatattaagatttcattaattttgtgtcttgtatttagggttccataatgtaggtagggtatcctagaaatataggatttttcagcccttgtattttagggcacctagactagtttttgtattaggggtagttttgtaatttcacatgcactaagtgaatatttgatgtgtgtggttggaaataaatttaattgaattgctagaagcccaatccaattaaattttagagggggaggtgagcatttgcttactacaccccattgtcacatcgtatagtcacactttgtgcatgcccttcatgctttacatgcctcatgacacttaagcacacttagtagagaatcttggaattgatcttggattagtgggatgaaccataactaaaattcactaatcataattagtgaaattttggctccaaagtttggctccacaaattcaatttcaaattcaagtgaaatttgaattgaaattcaaatttccctccaattttgtgacacttgggctataaatagaggtcacgtgtgtgcattttttggaactttgatcatttgaatattaaacttcaagtTTCAGAGCttatttagagcacaaaatttcgtgctcttctctccctctcccttcattcatctccttcttcctccaagcttttatccatggcctcctatggtagtgagcttcttctaggctcatcttcttcttgaagtggcatctcctctctctcttccttctccatttcgctgccattcatcttacaagaagcaaaggaatccattgatgaagaagatccaaggcctacaagctccaatggagcttacatcaaaaaagaaaaaaaaatcacgcgagagaaatgatgtgtaaaaacaagtagagaacaagttggtcttcctaataggtgcctgatgctaaaaagatattttctaactaacaatgctcatgtgttcttatggtgtctcctgagatactaaaccccgattcctcatgatagtttagcctaatcctgatcaagcatcgttcgcagattcctcttgtaagactaaactcaaccaggaccgcattaagacacacatactaaactaaattatcgcaccccgattcctcgtgaaagcacgacaactcagggttgaatgaccctaacaaagcatgcatctacgtgatcaaggtaaaggcatactgaaatgaaaagcagatagcacagagaacacacaaaacatcattaaatagatagaaatatatttacatcaggtacctacaaggaagatccaacagaggatttagctttccataccaggaagccttcttaacaaaaaagagaagaacaagatgaaagattgcaaaaatacaagtggtgaggatgtctctttcacctctaggatctcacaatcactcacaaactcatctcaagctctcaaaccagCTCCTACTTCAAGCtttggtctctgcagatcttcacacagcaaaatctctcaaaactctctggaacttggacctttctctctctagaaaccttagacatgcaaagctctgaatcccagtccaaactctcttcacaaaatctgatttcaggcttaaataggtgtcCTTGTTTGGCTCGTGCACGTAGCGCatgtatggaccgcttagcgcatgtTGGTGATTTTTGGCCTAGTGCGCCTTTCTCTCTTAACGGATAAACTGAAGCAGtacgcttagtgagatgaaatggtgcgcttagcgaacctgtatagctcatcttcttccaaagtcttcctcgcgcttagcccaggagtgttgcgcttagcggacgctTGCTAAGCCAGcatattggcttagcgagaaaggaaaaacaacattttccgaagcttgcctaattagcctgaaattgagagaaaatgattattaaatacacaaaatgaaaatactaagtatttattacctatacttaacagaaaatacttataacactacaaaataaccataaattgggagagtttgatacaatttatacaagttttatacacaaaaattAGTCATTTTTATCGACTAACAATGGCTCATGATGATGAGTGGTGATGAAGCTATGCTATTGTTGATAGTTAGAGGATTTATGTCTTATGACACACAATACATAATCATAACACATAATACAGATGATATATCATGTGAgagaaaaatatcttttatgagAGTAAGAAGATTAAATGGACCTTATAATCATACATGAAGGATCAAGACTAAATGTCATGTGACTAGTTAAAAAGTCACATGACTTTAAATCTTGATCGTTCATGTTTGGTTATACGATTCAAATAATCATCTCATTGTCATATAAGATAtcttcatctctctctctctctcttgatatacatatataaattgagATGAATGATCTTTGAAGTTGTTGCCTATTGGTGTTTATTGATGAGCAATAGAAGATGTCTTCTAtatgaattgaattttttgacTAGTTTGGAAAGTATTTTCGAAGTATGTGAAAGCTAGttttctccctttctccataaattgattttggtttatttgtatatgtatattttattttggtgagTTTTCCCTTGTGTGTGACACATGTGGTTGTGGCTACAATCTTGAACTTGACAAATGAGGGAGAAAATGGCATTTAGGTGGATTTTTCTCTTAGAGACATGGTAGATAGAGTGAACACGAGACTAAAGTTGTGATCTCAtctccttttattttgtttgatttgtgtaGAGAGGTGACCAGCTTAGATTTgtcttttgtatatttttaagaattttgtgTAATCAAGATTTATCTTCCTTTAAAAAGATGAAGCGCcactaagcattatattttagtcttttagaaAGGCATGATTTATATCTCTAGTTgagtttaatttattgttttaggaATTGCAAGATGTTCATACAAcattttcaacaacaaaaactaATGAAGgagttttgaaattaaataaaatcaaatccttAGTTTTGATAGTTATGTGACAAAGGCAAGTCATTACAATTAGTATAACTTCccacaattaataataatactaataataagattgtttaattaaaaggataaattagttaaaatagtAGCTAATTAGTCTTAAGTGAGAAGGAATgatgggtgttgctaggtgcacccaacaatattgctggtgcacccatcAATTATACGAATGGGCCAAAATGcccttttaataaattttaaaaaagcaaAAGGCTCCCTCGTCATCACTTCTTCCGCGTTTTCTGAACTTCCTTCGCGCGTGTCTTCTTTTTCCTCTGTGcgttcttctccttcttccttcgCGCTTGGTGGCTTTGCCGGGTTCTTCCACTGTCAAGGTTAGTTCATCCTACTTCACTTCCTCTTGTAGTGTCATTAGTGATGTAGTTTAGGGAAAATGGAattagggtagaagacttcgTTTTTTTGAGAAGCCATGGGAGGAGAGGAAGCATTCTTCCGTATGggtaaaatttgtgaaaatgCTTCTTACGGAAGAATGTTCTTtcgtagaaaaaaaaattggtatggaagaagcttcttccgtaTGAAGTGACTTCACAGGATTTACTCATACAGAAGAAGGTTCTTTCGTATGATCTGTCAGAAGAACTTTTTCTGTAATAACatacggaagaaccttcttctgtAAGTAAGTAACCTTTCAtacggaagaagcttcttccgtaTAATCTgtcggaagaagttcttccgaaAGATCAtgtggaagaaccttcttccgtaagaaggttttccttcttgcagaagaaccttcttccgtatGAAGGTTTTCCTTTTCTGCAAtctgattttcaattttttttaaaaatttatattgctTATATGTTTTTGTTAGACTTATACATGATTATATCTAAATTTATATTGCTTATATTGTTTAGAAATGCTTCATGGTATTGGTATTTTGTAACTTGTGAAAACATAATTTTGCTTATATTGCTTAGATTGTTCCTGTGGTATTGGTATTGGTATTTTGTTACTTGTGAAAACATAATTTTGCTTATATTGCTTAGATTATTCCTGTTGTATTGGTATTGTTTAAGAGgaggactaaaaaaattgtttaatttgaaggactaaaaaatataaatttttatttgagggaatataaaaaatagactCAATGGGACAAAAACATAATGAAGCTGTAAAACACTACACAAAGTTCACATCAAATTATGAAATGATTGTCTATTAAGAGAATGTTTTGGGAACTTATTGTCTATTAAAATAGCCAATACCCTCAACCAATACCAtagtcaattaaatttaaaacaaaataatcatttaCTCACAACAAGATTATCATTATTTCCCAACAAAATCATGCTAACTTTTTAGGAATCCTACCTTTAAAACGGTTCTACTTTTTAGCAGGAACTTTGAAGAAAGCAAACAATTCATTTGTAGGAGGCAGGCCCTCGTTGATCACAGGGTGATTGATAAACTCTTGACTCGATTTATATAACTAGGGAATTTCTCAATGGTGAGCAACTCCAACCTTGCAATGTCTTGCAATATGGGAACCCAATACCCAATGAAATTGGCAGCAATGTCTACCaatcctatgttgtctcctccAAAGAATTTCTTGTCTTTCAGTGCTTCCTGCAGGATTTTCAATGCTTCCAAGGCTTCCTCCACTGCTTTCTCACGCCTATTCTCATCACTCCAGCAAGCATTCCATATAGTAGGCAAGatctaaaaccaaaaaagataaCTTAAAAACTCTACCCTATAGTAGTACATTACTAGCAAATAAACTCTGAACAACAAATGTACCAAagaatcaccaccaccaccatcatcatcatcatcatcatcataacaAGTCATAAGCATAACCAACCAAAATAGAAGAAGAGAACCCCCAATTCTGATCTCTAACACTATCATTCACTTGTTTATACAAATCATAAGGCAATCCTTTTTGCCAGATGGCAATCCTTTTTCACACTTTTTGCTTCCACTTCTATATAAATGCAGcataaaactattatttatcTATAGTAAATAGGTATTGGAGCATATACTCAACTTTCCACTAGCTCATTTGCCATGAAATGTCTACTCTCAGCCAATTTTTAAACACTACaatttagaagaaaacaaaagaaaaaaaattatattgacacCTTCAATTCAATGTATAGATGTTTCATGCTATTGACACCTTTTGATTCATTACATtcgcaatgcctatgcaaaagccACTTTAGCTTATTTTTATATCCTTTCCGGGGACAAAAGAGACCAACTAGTATTTATTTTGgatttctatcttttttctaataataGTTTAGGTTTCTTGTAAGGAGACAAAAAACACTACCTCCTTCTTCGACACCATTGTTGACCTCAACCACTACCTCTCCAACTCATTATATCCTTTCCGGGGACAAAAAAGTGCACTTCCTTCTTCGACACCATTGTTGACCTCAACCACTACCTCTCCAACTCATTGGACTCAAGTTGATAGTTGACTGCCTATGTTCTTTAGTCACGATTGTGACATTGGTGGCACCATTCTCCGTGAAGCCAATAACATTGCCAAGAACAACCCAAGGTCACATGTTGTTGCCGTGTATGCTAAGACCATGCTCGCTTCCTTTGCAGTTTGAGTCCAACTTTGATGCTTTCATAGGATAGACTATATTTAGTTATGTTGTCGCTTGCgatgaagagaagagaaagattaGGACTATTATGAAAATAATACCACTCAACTCCTTGTTTTTCAACATCTTGAGTAAAACAGCATACCATACTAGTAAGTAGGAGTTAGGAAAAACATTTACCATATTGCTATCCTTCATAAAACTACTAAAATACAAAGCTTGTGCCTAAAGAACATTTATAATAAAGGTTCACACTTCACATAGAACAATTTCATACCTGAGCAGCATATGGAGTAATAATTCCAATATCAGAAGGAAGCACCCCACTTTGCACTAGTTTCTTTGCATGAGCCATGGTAACCTCAGTTTCACCTTCATTAAAGATGttatcttcttcatctttcttttcttccatgtcACATCTGAATCTCATCAATATAAGTAGATTGATGACattctttttgaaaacaaactcCCATCGATATCAAACAATCTGTATTTAATTTAGTTTGGtcatatgctaaattcttgattAGGAAGAGAATGATTCAAAACCAGTATACCCATTTTTGAATATAGATGATTGAAAACACCAAAACATTATAAACGAAATGATGGTATCTCAATTTTCATTAGGAAGAGAATGGCATCTCTTCATTCCACATGTCCCTCCTAATCAAGCATAATGTCACACATATCATGACTAAATAATTTCACATGATAATGTCACACAAATTTCAAATGACAATGTCACACATATCATGCAGTAACACTTAGGGGACCACTCAACCCCTTCCAACAAGTGACAATGTCACACATATCATGAGAAGATCATGTTCAAATTTCGCATGACAAGATCATGTCCAAGAAACATACAAAAcataatttgacaaaattagTAAGAAACATACAAAAGTTGTATTTGAACAAATTAGTAATGACAAAGCTTTGTTaccaattattttaatacttaattttaccaaaaaaaagtaaatgttcTTCAGGATTTCAAATCATGGTTAGAACACGAGGCTTAGGTCGTGCCTTAGGAACTGGTAGAGGCAGAGACATGAGTCAAGATGCACATCAACCTGAAGTTCCTCAACATAGGCCTATTGCTTCAGTATGTAGGCAACGAGTTCATTTTCCTCATGTGACTGAGGACGTTACTCAGACACCTGAGAATGTGCCTCAGTTGAATGGGATGTTCCTCATGTGTCTGATGCTACTCCAAAGATGACTGGCATTGTCGATGCTGTGGACGCAGAGGGAGTGGCTACTGATGGTAGTGAGGGTTCACCTGCTGTTGATGAGGGATTTCTTGGTGGGCTACGCGACCCATTGGTTTTGATTGGTTTTGCCGAGCACGTGGCACATAGCATCTGGAGTGGAGAGGTACTTACATTTTGACGTTAAgtaattatatgataattatttatagttggattgttttttatataaacatttttataaacTGTTATGTGTTATTCAATTTAGGAACGACCTAAGCAGAAGTTGGTCTCTCACGGTAGAAAAGTAGATAAATTTGGAAGACCAGCGCCTGAGATAGAAGGCATGATTGCGGCCACCGGATTGAGTCCATTGATTAGGTGTTCGGTAATCACCACTGATCTTGGACTTATATCCTCCTTCGTCAAGAGGTGGCATAGGGAGACCAGAACCTTACACTTGCCAATAGGAGAGATGACGATCACTCTGGATGACGTGGCGTCACTCCTACACCTTCCTATCACTAGCGCACTACATACCTTTGAGCCGCTGGTTACTTCCGATATGGTCATGCTGTTAACGGAGCTGCTTGAGGTCAGCCTCGAGGAGGCTAGAGCTGAGACCCGTTAGGCATTTGGGGCTCATGTTTGGTTGTCCTGGCTCCGGGATGTGTACCAGAGCAGGTGTCGGGCCAGACGTTGGGTTGTAGCAGCCCACGCGTATCTCCTCCACTTggtcggttgcactcttttcgctaacaagagtgcaacacatGTTCATGTCATGCACCTGGAGGCTTTCAGGGACCTGGCACAGGCAGGGGGATTCTCTTGGGGAGCGACAACATTGGTGCACTTGTACGACCATCTGAATGAAGCGTCGCAGACCCCTACACGACAGATGGCCGGTTACATGACATTATTTCAGGTAAATATTGTGttacttataatttaaattgaactaggacaaaatacatgttttttttattgatgctGACTTCGTGTTTGTAATGCTAGATATGCGAGTACTTTCCGATGGTGCATCAGTGCGTCGTTGATGATGCTTATGTTGAGGCTAGCCCACGTGCCTCCAGGTGGCTTACAAGTAAGGCTCATATGACAGGGATCAAGGGAGCCCCATACCGGGTACGTATAGAAGCCCTGACTGTCACGGACGCCTATTGGATGCCCTATGCAGAGCACCGGGGAGTTAAGGGCTTCGACCTGATCTCATTCTACACGGGCCAACTCATATGGGGTCAGATAGTTGTCTATGTTCGACCAGAGTGGGTGCTTCGACAGTTCGGGTACATTCAGACCGTCCCTCTACCGCCTGTTCGTGATTCGTTGACGGGTCCTGATATAGATGACCGGTGGCTGCACTTTTCAGACCATCTAGTGCCCGCGGGGGAGATCTGTGTAGTTTTCGATCTCCCTATGCATTCAGTGGTAAGTTAAAATTGTGtagtttttcataatttaaatttttaaaaaatctgatACTTTGTTATTTTGACTGAGAGGTTGACTGCCAAGGATGTCAAGTGATCGTTGAGGATTTGGAGCTGGTCATCAACCTCAAGATGGTCACTGAAGGCACTGAGTTATATGACATCATGGCTCGTTGCCTCAGGATCGCTAGAGGTAACGCCGCAGATGGAAGTCTTAGGTCACGACAAAGACGGCGCATAGAATAGGATAtacatttttattgtatttaaggttttaattttagtattccTTTATATATGTGATAAGACACATATACTTAGAGCattctttgaaatttaaatttttcaatatataaaatagagaagataaaataatgaaacaagGTAATTTTCTGTCGCTTTggagaaactaaaaaataatattatttcatctagggagatagaaatttgtaatttattaaaaaaaattacatgtgaattttttttccaaaatttttGAAGAACAGTTACTTTCTTTAAGTTAATGTAGATTATGAGttcaaaatagagaaaaaaatcaaagaataaaaatagatgaaaatatagtaaaaaaaataatattcgaataattagaaataaaatgaaagaaatgaaaaaaaattctttttaccCATTTGGGATAATGGAAAAGagagtgaaaataaataaataagttatttagaaatattttatactaattaaaatataatttttttactccattttttattaacacaaattatttattacttttgaattatccaacaaaaaaatgatttaatttcttaagaaattaaaaggaaaagcgTGAAATCAAGAAAATCACTTCCCCGACATTTTACGTCAAtttgagataaaataataactaaaaaaacaaaatttggcaaacaaaccaatgcattaagttatatataaaaaagattaaaagggtttatcatttaatttttagtaaaataagtgATTATGTTATGCctgttgtttaaattacaaaaatgaaagcttgaattttcttaattaacattttcaattcaagtattataaatagaataaaagtaagagttataacattaatttgatgattaagaaagaaagaagggagTGAGACATCTTGAGTTtgaatcattattattaatatataattatttatgtgtTTCTAACGAgcttataatataaagattaatcggtaaaatatttctttatgaaa
Proteins encoded in this window:
- the LOC114383937 gene encoding protein MAIN-LIKE 2-like, which translates into the protein MTGIVDAVDAEGVATDGSEGSPAVDEGFLGGLRDPLVLIGFAEHVAHSIWSGEERPKQKLVSHGRKVDKFGRPAPEIEGMIAATGLSPLIRCSVITTDLGLISSFVKRWHRETRTLHLPIGEMTITLDDVASLLHLPITSALHTFEPLVTSDMVMLLTELLEVSLEEARAETR
- the LOC114383938 gene encoding serine/threonine-protein phosphatase 7 long form homolog, whose protein sequence is MHLEAFRDLAQAGGFSWGATTLVHLYDHLNEASQTPTRQMAGYMTLFQICEYFPMVHQCVVDDAYVEASPRASRWLTSKAHMTGIKGAPYRVRIEALTVTDAYWMPYAEHRGVKGFDLISFYTGQLIWGQIVVYVRPEWVLRQFGYIQTVPLPPVRDSLTGPDIDDRWLHFSDHLVPAGEICVVFDLPMHSVVDCQGCQVIVEDLELVINLKMVTEGTELYDIMARCLRIARGNAADGSLRSRQRRRIE